Proteins encoded by one window of Methanobacterium sp. CWC-01:
- a CDS encoding DUF1002 domain-containing protein — MRRLLLMLIILVVALSPVYSAQGLAITYGETTYSNQAYKDSMYNYFQSHSDKDLKDATYRVITASEVNAISKDITGRNYKSNQIFSCALVDLSYSQGIKIIVDTSKVTTVTSRMYATALKSSGIENGYVVVSSPTVATGESALAGVLKSYEIAVGTSIPDEAKKAATEELYVETRVVNQTGQNPDTIAELFDKTKEEVQKQKLEDPSQIKIIVINMANNMNINLSDQQAQQIADAISNSQKAQGNLTEFKNQLQQATQQASEAQGILAQITAFLENLFNYLQGLLGQ, encoded by the coding sequence ATGAGAAGATTGTTGTTGATGTTAATTATCTTAGTGGTGGCCCTATCCCCGGTCTACAGTGCCCAGGGATTAGCCATAACCTATGGGGAGACAACTTACTCCAATCAGGCTTATAAAGATTCAATGTACAATTATTTCCAGTCCCACAGCGACAAGGATTTGAAAGATGCCACCTATCGGGTAATAACTGCTTCAGAAGTTAACGCCATCTCTAAAGATATCACCGGACGAAACTACAAGTCCAACCAAATTTTTTCATGTGCTCTGGTGGATCTCAGCTACAGCCAGGGGATCAAGATCATCGTAGACACCAGTAAAGTAACCACCGTAACATCCAGGATGTATGCCACCGCCCTGAAATCATCGGGGATAGAGAATGGTTACGTGGTGGTTTCATCCCCCACCGTGGCCACCGGGGAATCTGCCCTGGCCGGTGTTCTCAAGTCCTACGAAATTGCGGTAGGAACTTCAATCCCAGATGAAGCCAAAAAAGCAGCGACAGAGGAGCTTTACGTGGAAACCCGGGTAGTAAACCAGACTGGGCAGAATCCAGATACCATTGCCGAACTTTTTGATAAAACCAAAGAGGAAGTGCAAAAACAGAAACTGGAGGATCCGTCACAGATAAAGATCATCGTCATCAACATGGCCAACAATATGAACATCAACCTCAGTGACCAGCAGGCGCAGCAAATTGCAGATGCAATCTCAAACTCTCAGAAGGCTCAAGGAAACCTTACTGAATTTAAAAATCAGTTACAGCAAGCTACCCAGCAGGCTAGCGAGGCCCAGGGGATATTGGCCCAGATCACTGCATTTTTAGAGAACCTGTTTAACTACCTGCAGGGACTTCTTGGACAATAA
- the sucC gene encoding ADP-forming succinate--CoA ligase subunit beta, with the protein MKIYEYRAKEIFSQEGIAIPRNKMVKTAADARQAAEEIGVPVAVKSQVLVGGRGKAGGIKFADNPLEAYEVAQELMGMEIKGEKVNKLLIEEKLAIKSEYYLSVALDRSARQALIMASTEGGVDIEEVAQQNPDKILKVHVDPRQEFLPYMARDIARKMGVNGALIPRVGTFIFKLYHVFQKYDANLVEINPLVVTTDGIVAADAKLEVDDDSLYRQKKLAHLLEGTRDEFAYVELDGDIAVIGNGAGLTLSGMDMLQLYGGKPATFLDIGGGASQENIARALNLVISNPQVKVVFLNVLGGITRADDVARGIIDVMNQAERMVPLVIRLTGTNEEEGQRILKEAGVSFETSMEAAAQKAVEILGTLT; encoded by the coding sequence ATGAAAATCTATGAATACCGGGCTAAAGAGATATTCAGCCAGGAAGGAATAGCCATCCCCCGAAATAAGATGGTGAAAACCGCAGCAGACGCTCGTCAGGCAGCCGAGGAGATAGGGGTGCCTGTGGCAGTTAAGTCCCAAGTATTGGTGGGTGGCAGAGGCAAGGCCGGAGGCATAAAATTCGCCGACAACCCCCTAGAAGCATACGAAGTAGCTCAGGAACTTATGGGTATGGAAATAAAGGGTGAAAAGGTCAATAAACTTCTGATTGAGGAAAAATTGGCTATTAAATCGGAATATTACCTCAGTGTGGCTCTGGATCGTTCCGCCCGGCAGGCATTGATCATGGCCAGTACTGAGGGAGGAGTGGACATTGAAGAGGTGGCCCAACAGAACCCTGACAAGATTCTGAAGGTCCATGTGGATCCCCGGCAGGAATTCTTACCTTACATGGCCCGGGATATCGCCCGCAAAATGGGAGTAAATGGGGCACTCATCCCCCGGGTAGGGACCTTCATCTTCAAACTCTACCACGTCTTTCAAAAATATGATGCCAACCTAGTAGAAATCAACCCCCTAGTGGTTACAACTGATGGAATAGTGGCAGCTGACGCCAAGCTCGAGGTGGATGATGACTCCCTCTACCGGCAAAAAAAACTGGCTCACCTTTTGGAAGGTACTCGAGACGAATTTGCCTACGTGGAACTGGATGGTGACATAGCCGTCATCGGCAACGGTGCTGGACTTACCCTTAGTGGAATGGACATGCTACAACTCTACGGAGGTAAACCAGCCACTTTCCTGGATATCGGGGGCGGGGCCTCTCAGGAAAACATTGCCCGGGCTCTAAATTTGGTTATATCCAATCCCCAGGTTAAGGTAGTATTTTTAAACGTCTTAGGGGGAATAACCAGGGCTGATGACGTGGCCCGTGGAATTATTGATGTAATGAACCAGGCGGAAAGAATGGTTCCCCTAGTAATTCGCTTAACTGGTACCAATGAGGAGGAAGGGCAGCGAATTTTAAAAGAAGCCGGGGTGAGCTTTGAAACCTCCATGGAAGCCGCGGCCCAGAAGGCGGTGGAGATCCTAGGAACTTTAACTTAA